A single genomic interval of Calditrichota bacterium harbors:
- a CDS encoding (d)CMP kinase, which produces MIAQKKLTIALDGPAASGKSTTARLLAKKIGYIYIDTGAMYRAVTLAVLKKGADPSNKKESVKIAQESRIELKIIDGLQQTFLNGSNVSTEIRTPKIDQAVSLIASNGIIREMMVIQQQAMAKKGGIVMDGRDIGTIVLPNADLKVFMIASIEARAQRRLKDRQNHNISLEEIKKDIERRDHIDSTRSDGPLRKASDAKELDNSGLSIEEQVDIILNWVKNLSTGEN; this is translated from the coding sequence ATGATAGCACAAAAAAAACTCACAATAGCCCTTGATGGGCCTGCAGCCTCCGGTAAAAGTACAACGGCAAGATTGCTGGCAAAGAAAATTGGTTATATATATATCGATACCGGTGCAATGTACCGGGCAGTGACTTTGGCAGTTTTAAAAAAGGGAGCAGATCCTTCAAATAAAAAGGAATCAGTTAAAATAGCTCAAGAAAGCAGGATAGAGTTAAAAATAATTGATGGTTTACAACAAACCTTTTTAAATGGGAGCAATGTTAGCACAGAAATCCGAACACCCAAGATTGATCAGGCTGTTAGCCTTATAGCCTCTAACGGGATAATTAGGGAAATGATGGTAATTCAGCAGCAAGCTATGGCCAAAAAAGGCGGAATTGTAATGGATGGCCGGGATATTGGGACTATTGTTTTACCTAATGCTGATTTAAAAGTTTTTATGATCGCATCAATTGAGGCACGTGCACAAAGAAGGTTAAAAGACAGGCAAAACCATAACATTTCTCTGGAAGAAATAAAAAAAGATATTGAACGCCGCGATCATATTGATTCTACCAGAAGCGATGGTCCGTTAAGGAAAGCGTCTGATGCAAAAGAACTGGATAATTCCGGATTATCGATTGAAGAGCAGGTTGATATTATTTTAAATTGGGTTAAAAATTTAAGTACGGGAGAAAACTAA
- a CDS encoding TonB-dependent receptor plug domain-containing protein codes for MKIFLFILIFFFFSFLNASDSDFIIQGKVRHINTHEEISDVNIYVKDFPIGTTSDNNGRFKLVIPAKRNDFIIVFDHIAYDTMQVSLEEAISQSDFYLKPNLLQTNKIIVEAKKARSEFAKDLPQSLTIITAKEFEGKGYIDVGDLLRVDQSIVIEEDLSGKKTISMRGGNAEDVVVFYNGVKMNNNYDNVFDLSLINIEDIEQIEVIKGSNTALFGSDAFSGVINIIPKLKQNYTARFIQKFGSYNSGDWNFQANHDIFKNLHVSYNQKRSGSRRPYDEEDSYLENSTTHHSANMVYNLSKEGSKNISAMYMRSKLDYFNSNIFSRIDDLNQLGSISYAGNIGNFDRFKISLSYQNLNTRRSFILDKQFYDRHYYNDNYFFNLEKTFFSGSHSFLTAYQYENGKLDYKEESTFVRTLEAAQLSREKHGVVGVLKLPVATGSEYLNYADINLSYRYDYVKNQQRDMLFRTSLTETNFYPGLFKENSWQESTLKISIQLKGRSSQAAYTFFMGVGNNAKFPTMFHQLSMPSLLNPLRPEVVPDLNPEKNYGTDLGFELMLETPKQKKIEGFQLNLNYFKNIYKNKFRSFLTPATGIAVFDNVPDADITGIEAKIRPIFLQGKLSLEAGATRLFVSEKAAFPFKSETKYTIQLFFDYSGFSTKVYWFNESSQVGWVRSSNGGFGEIEFPGFTNMDFHLSKKLEIYKLNYTLSFSIRNIINDQHILEGIALRDRRFYIGLGVEY; via the coding sequence ATGAAGATTTTTTTGTTTATCCTGATATTTTTCTTCTTTTCATTTCTTAATGCCTCCGACTCAGATTTTATTATTCAGGGTAAAGTTCGTCACATAAACACCCATGAAGAAATAAGCGATGTTAATATTTATGTAAAAGATTTTCCGATTGGCACGACCAGTGATAATAATGGACGCTTTAAACTGGTTATTCCCGCTAAACGAAATGATTTTATAATTGTGTTTGATCATATTGCATACGATACGATGCAAGTCTCTCTGGAAGAAGCTATTTCACAGTCCGACTTTTATCTAAAACCAAACCTTTTACAAACAAATAAAATTATTGTTGAGGCAAAAAAAGCACGCTCTGAATTTGCAAAAGATTTACCTCAATCTTTAACTATAATTACGGCAAAAGAGTTTGAAGGTAAAGGCTATATTGATGTTGGGGATTTACTTCGGGTCGATCAAAGTATTGTAATTGAAGAAGATTTGTCCGGCAAAAAAACAATTTCGATGCGCGGTGGAAATGCCGAAGATGTTGTTGTTTTTTATAATGGGGTTAAAATGAATAACAACTACGATAATGTGTTTGACCTTTCGCTAATAAACATTGAAGACATAGAGCAGATTGAAGTAATAAAAGGGAGTAATACAGCCCTGTTTGGAAGTGATGCATTTTCCGGTGTAATAAACATTATTCCAAAATTAAAACAAAACTATACAGCACGCTTTATTCAAAAATTCGGATCATATAATTCAGGAGATTGGAACTTTCAGGCAAACCATGATATTTTTAAAAACCTTCATGTTTCCTATAACCAAAAACGGTCAGGAAGCAGGCGCCCCTATGATGAGGAAGATAGTTATCTTGAAAATAGTACAACCCATCACTCGGCCAATATGGTTTACAATCTATCAAAAGAAGGTTCAAAAAATATTAGCGCCATGTACATGCGCTCTAAACTAGATTATTTTAATAGTAATATTTTTTCGAGAATAGATGATCTTAATCAGTTGGGTTCCATCAGCTATGCTGGAAATATTGGCAATTTTGATCGCTTCAAAATTTCCTTATCATATCAAAACCTTAATACCAGACGATCGTTTATTTTAGATAAGCAGTTTTACGACCGTCATTATTATAATGACAATTATTTTTTTAATTTAGAAAAGACATTTTTTTCTGGATCTCATAGTTTTTTAACAGCTTATCAATACGAAAATGGGAAATTAGATTACAAGGAAGAAAGTACATTTGTCCGCACCCTGGAGGCCGCTCAATTATCCAGGGAAAAACATGGTGTTGTCGGTGTTCTCAAATTGCCAGTTGCAACCGGTTCCGAATACCTTAATTATGCCGACATAAATTTGAGCTACCGTTACGATTATGTAAAAAACCAACAGCGTGATATGCTTTTTAGAACAAGTCTGACAGAAACAAATTTTTATCCGGGACTTTTTAAAGAAAATAGTTGGCAGGAAAGTACCTTAAAAATCTCAATACAATTAAAGGGGCGTTCATCTCAAGCAGCTTATACTTTTTTTATGGGTGTTGGAAATAATGCAAAATTTCCAACAATGTTTCATCAGTTAAGTATGCCATCCCTTTTAAATCCATTACGGCCGGAAGTAGTACCAGATTTGAACCCTGAAAAAAATTATGGAACGGATTTAGGCTTTGAACTAATGTTAGAGACACCAAAACAAAAAAAAATTGAGGGTTTTCAGCTCAATTTAAATTATTTTAAAAACATCTATAAAAATAAATTTCGTTCGTTTTTAACACCCGCAACAGGAATAGCAGTTTTTGACAATGTACCGGATGCAGATATTACCGGAATTGAAGCCAAAATCAGGCCTATTTTTCTACAAGGTAAACTCTCACTTGAAGCAGGGGCAACCCGTTTATTTGTTTCTGAAAAAGCAGCATTTCCTTTTAAAAGCGAGACAAAATATACGATTCAACTATTTTTTGATTATAGTGGGTTCTCAACAAAAGTTTACTGGTTTAATGAAAGCAGCCAGGTGGGTTGGGTCAGGAGTTCTAATGGTGGATTTGGTGAAATTGAGTTTCCTGGTTTTACAAATATGGATTTTCATTTAAGTAAAAAACTTGAGATTTACAAGTTAAACTATACCCTTTCATTTAGTATTAGAAATATAATTAATGATCAACACATTTTAGAGGGTATAGCATTGAGGGACAGACGGTTCTATATCGGATTAGGTGTTGAATATTAA